The genomic segment AGCTCCCCCGCCACTGCGGATCCGTTGCCCGGTTGCCCCCGCCTCCGCGGTCAGCGCGGTTTCTAGGGTGAGGCCACTGCTCAGCCTCGAGACCAAACCCATGCGCATTTCTACCGGAGCGCCATATACTGCGCAATACGGGCGGAACCGGTTCGAAGGCCGGCGCGATAGCCGTGCCAAACAATCAGGGCCGATCCCAGAGTCATCATGGCACTGGACACGCAATCATAAGTTAATTATCATTTTATATACACGCATTGATAAACAACCCGCCGCTCCGCATGGCGCGTGACGGCTACCCGGATCCGTTCGCGAAAGGAGCGTTCATCGCCGGCTGTTCGATACCCCGGACTCAATCAAAAGTTGATTAACACAAAAACATCACATGAAACGAGCATGGCACGGATCGGGATACTCGGCCATCGCGGCTGGTGGCGCAGGACGGAGGAGAGGAACACGCTCAAGGCGATGGAGCGCTGCTTCGCAGCAGGGTTCGGGGTGGAGACCGATCTTCGCGACCATGGCGGCGGCCTGGTGGTCAGTCACGATCCGCCGGATGCGGGCGCGCCTGCCTGGGCCGAGGTCCTCGCGCTGTGGGACCGTCATGGCCGGCCGGGCACACTCGCCCTCAACATCAAGGCCGACGGGCTCCAGAAGCGGATCGGCGAGGCGATGGCAGGCATTGGCCGCGACAGGTACTTCGTCTTCGACATGTCGGTTCCCGACACGGCCGGCTATCTCCATGACGGGCTCCCTGTCTTCGTCCGCCACAGTGAGCACGAGCCCGTGCCGGCCTTCTACGAGCGCGCGGACGGCATATGGCTCGACGCGTTCGAGGGCGAATGGACGACCGCGGAGACGTTCGACGCTCATATCCGCGCCGGCAAACGCCTGGCCCTTGTGTCCCCCGAGCTCCATGGCCGACCGCACAGGATGGTCTGGGCGCGCTGGCGATCATGGCTTGCCGGCAGCGATGCCGACATCCTGCTGTGTACCGATTTCCCGGATCAGGCGAAGGACGCGTTCAATGGCTGAGATCAAGGCGATCCTCTTCGACATGGATGGCGTGCTGGTGGATGCGCGCGACTGGCACTACGAGGCTCTGAACAAGGCGCTGGCGCCCTTCGGCATGGAGATCGGCCGCGACGAGCACCTGTCCACCTTCGACGGCCTGCCGACGCGCCGCAAGCTCAAGACGCTCAGTGCCTCGCGCGGCCTGCCGGAAGCCCTCCACGAATTCCTCAACGCGCTGAAACAACGCTATACCGCGCAGATCGTTGCGACGAGCTGCCGCCCGGACTTCCATATCCAGTACGCCCTGTCGAGCCTGCATCAGGACGGCTACCGGATCGCGGTCTGCTCCAATGCGGTGCGCCGGACGGTCGACCAGATGATGGAGATGGCGGGCCTGTCCGACTATCTCGACCTCTCGCTGTCCAACGAGGATGTCGAACGCGCCAAGCCCGATCCGGAAATCTACACTACCGCCATGGCGCGGCTGGACCTTGCACCCGGCGACTGCCTGATCGTGGAGGACAACGACAACGGCATCCGCGCGGCCCGGGCGAGCGGCGGGCATGTGATGGAG from the Kaustia mangrovi genome contains:
- a CDS encoding HAD family hydrolase; translated protein: MAEIKAILFDMDGVLVDARDWHYEALNKALAPFGMEIGRDEHLSTFDGLPTRRKLKTLSASRGLPEALHEFLNALKQRYTAQIVATSCRPDFHIQYALSSLHQDGYRIAVCSNAVRRTVDQMMEMAGLSDYLDLSLSNEDVERAKPDPEIYTTAMARLDLAPGDCLIVEDNDNGIRAARASGGHVMEVSGVTDVTYDRIRSSIELAAREPECAP